TGCAGCTCTTGTCACAGACTACCTACTCCTATCAGGCAATATTCACCGATATTTTCACTCGCCAGTCTATATTCCCCAAAGTCTTCCACTGGAAATAGCAGAGCTAACCTTGAACGACTACTTCTTTGGAGATATGGACAGTGATATTGATTACGGTCTACTCTACCTCTATGCTGACCAGCTCCAGTTTGACAGCGTACGGTTTTCCAGCCAGCAATTGATTGGAAGCCTGTCTGGCGGAGAAAAATTAAAAATTCAGTTGATCAAATCTCTAGCAACTCCATCTGATATTATTTTTCTGGATGAGCCGTCCAATGACTTGGATTTAGATACCTTACTTTGGCTTGAAAACTATATCATCACGAGCCCAAAGACCATCCTATTTGTTTCTCACGATGAAGACTTCCTCAGCAAAACAGCCACAAAAATCATTCACCTAGAATCGGTTAAAAAGAAAACACTTGCTCAGACCAAGGTTGAAGAACTAGATTACCAGGATTACGCATTGAGACGCCAACAAGCCTATCAGAAACAAGTCCAACAGGCACGGAATAACAAAAAAGAATTTGACAAGGCCATGAATAAGCACCTACGACAAAAATCACAGGTGCGCAATACCTTGCTCAATACACATGATGCTACTATGGGACGCCTCATTGCCAAGAAAATGAAGAATGTCTTATCGCGTGAAAAACGCTATGAAAGAATGAAGGAAAATCTCACACAAGTTCCTTTTCATGAAGATGCCATTTCCCTCTTCTTCTCAGACATTTCACCATTACCAGCTAGAAAACAAGTACTCCACTTAGAAAACTTTCAATTAAAGATTGACGAGCAACTACTCGTTCAAAACATCCATTTCAACATAAATGGGCAAGATAAGATTGGTATCATTGGCCTGAATGGAATTGGTAAATCTAGTTTTCTAAAGATAATCTATCAAGAACTCAGGCAACGAGCAGATATAAAATTGGGCTACATGCCTCAGCACTATTCAGAAGTCCTTGATGAGTCTAAAACTCCACTTGATTTTTTATTAGAAAATGGCAATCGTGAGCAGGAACAACTTATCTTGACACATCTAGCCAGTCTGCAGTTTACACGACAAGAAGTTCATCACAGGATCTGTGAACTTTCAGGGGGACAAAAAGCCAAGTTACTCTTGTTAAAAATGGTTCTTGATCAAGCCAATTTTCTCTTATTAGATGAACCCAGTCGAAACTTCTCTCCTACTTCTCAGCCATATATTCGTCAACTATTCGCCGATTATCCAGGTGGCTTGGTATGCGTATCACACGACAGACGTTTCTTGAAAGAAGTTTGTCAAAGAATCTACCGACTAACTGATAGTGGACTGGAAGAACTAGAACAAATATAAAAAAGGAAAATGGTTCACACGCCATATTTCCTTTTATTATTTATTCATAAAGAATGAAGTCAAGCAAATTAACACATAGCTTATAATTTATCAAGTGCAAGTTGCAAATCTACAATCAAATCATCGACGTTTTCAAGTCCGATGGATAGGCGAATTTGATTTGGTGTGACACCAGCAGCAAGCAAATCTTTTGGAGCTAACTGAGCGTGCGTGGTTGTAGCTGGATGAACTACCAATGATTTAGCATCAGCAACGTTTGCTAAATTAGAAAATATTTCCAAACTATCAATAACCTTACGAGCTTCTTCTGCTCCGCCTTTTACTTGGAAAGAGAAGATAGAGCCTACACCTTTTGGCAGGTATTTATCCGCCAAAGCCTTATAAGGGCTATCTGGAAGCGATGGATAATTGACCGACTCAACATTAGGGTGATTCAACAAAAAATCAACAATCTTTTCAGCATTTGATACATGACGCTCTACACGGAGAGACAAGGTCTCCAATCCTTGTAAAAGTAAGAAGGCATTAAATGGAGCAAGGGCTGCACCTGTATCACGAAGTAATTGTACACGAACTGCTACAATAAATGCTGCTTCACCAATATCACGAGTGTAACTAATGTTGTGATAGCTTGGATCTTCTTCAACAAATTGAGGAAACTTACCAGATGCCGCCCAGTCAAACTTGCCGCCATCG
The nucleotide sequence above comes from Streptococcus sp. 29887. Encoded proteins:
- a CDS encoding ATP-binding cassette domain-containing protein — encoded protein: MLLSTQHLSLDHQKDLRTLAQDLNLIVNPGDKIAIIGEEGNGKSSLLLTLMDAALVTDYLLLSGNIHRYFHSPVYIPQSLPLEIAELTLNDYFFGDMDSDIDYGLLYLYADQLQFDSVRFSSQQLIGSLSGGEKLKIQLIKSLATPSDIIFLDEPSNDLDLDTLLWLENYIITSPKTILFVSHDEDFLSKTATKIIHLESVKKKTLAQTKVEELDYQDYALRRQQAYQKQVQQARNNKKEFDKAMNKHLRQKSQVRNTLLNTHDATMGRLIAKKMKNVLSREKRYERMKENLTQVPFHEDAISLFFSDISPLPARKQVLHLENFQLKIDEQLLVQNIHFNINGQDKIGIIGLNGIGKSSFLKIIYQELRQRADIKLGYMPQHYSEVLDESKTPLDFLLENGNREQEQLILTHLASLQFTRQEVHHRICELSGGQKAKLLLLKMVLDQANFLLLDEPSRNFSPTSQPYIRQLFADYPGGLVCVSHDRRFLKEVCQRIYRLTDSGLEELEQI